In Zea mays cultivar B73 chromosome 7, Zm-B73-REFERENCE-NAM-5.0, whole genome shotgun sequence, the following proteins share a genomic window:
- the LOC542082 gene encoding DNA methyl transferase 1 isoform X2, with amino-acid sequence MQHNRAGAGAAAGDMVKTPRSPVTTGAAGGNDKASKCGCDIDNGTRRCRAKPQKKEEESTENNKLENGPLDATEEVHHGVEKGDGHVTRKRPRRAAACSDFKEKSIRLSEKKSVVMVKKNRMEEEEVDAVNLTKLGPEDPPPCRKLIDFILHDAEGNPQPFEMSEIDDFFITALIMPMDDDLEKERERGVRCEGFGRIEDWNISGYDEGTPVIWVSTDVADYECVKPSTNYKSYFDHFYEKAQVCVEVFKKLAKSVGGNPNQGLDELLASVVRSTNAMKGYSGTMSKDLVISIGEFVYNQLVGLDETSNNDDEKFATLPVLLSLRDQCRSRVELTKLPSNFSNTSLKIKDSECDETAEDDDDAKLARLLQQEEEWKMMKKQRGRRGTPSQKNVYIKISEAEIANDYPLPAYYKPFSQEMDEYIFDSDDSIFSDDVPVRILNNWTLYNADSRLISLELIPMKSGAENDVVVFGSGFMRDDDGSCCSTAESVKSSSSSSKADQLDAGIPIYLSPIKEWIIEFGGSMICITIRTDVAWYKLRQPTKQYAPWCEPVLKTARLAVSIITLLKEQSRASKLSFADVIRKVAEFDKGNPAFISSNITLVERYIVVHGQIILQQFADFPDETIRRSAFVSGLLLKMEQRRHTKLVMKKKTQVMRGENLNPSAAMGPASRKKAMRATTTRLINRIWSDYYAHHFPEDSKEGDGNEIKEIDDEQEENEDEDAEDEGQIEENISKTPPSTRSRKLLSQTCKEIRWEGETSGKTLSGETLYKCAYVRELRIPVGGTVALEDDSGDTVMCFVEYMFQKVDGSKMVHGRILQKGSQTILDNAANEREVFLTNDCLEFKLDDIKELVMVDIQSRPWGHKYRKENSEADKVEQVKAEERKKKGQPMVYFCKSLYWPEKGAFFALSRDKMGLGSGLCSSCDNIEPDSDELKIFSKTSFVYRKVTYNVNEFLYISPDFFAEDEDRATFKAGRNVGLKPYAVCQILSIPEGAGSKKLNPASANISARRFYRPDDISSAKAYASDIREVYYSEDVIDVPVDMIEGKCEVRKKNDLASSDLPVMFEHVFFCELIYDRASGALKQLPPNVRFMSMVQRTSALKKNKGKQICEPDQIDSGKWLDVPKENRLATLDIFAGCGGLSEGLQQAGVSFTKWAIEYEEPAGEAFNKNHPEAVVFVDNCNVILKAIMDKCGDTDDCVSTSEAAEQAAKLPEVNINNLPVPGEVEFINGGPPCQGFSGMNRFNQSPWSKVQCEMILAFLSFAEYFRPRFFLLENVRNFVSFNKGQTFRLAVASLLEMGYQVRFGILEAGAFGVAQSRKRAFIWAAAPGEMLPDWPEPMHVFASPELKITLPDGQYYAAARSTAGGAPFRAITVRDTVGDLPKVGNGASKLTLEYGGEPVSWFQKKIRGNMMVLNDHISKEMNELNLIRCQHIPKRPGCDWHDLPDEKVKLSNGQMADLIPWCLPNTAKRHNQWKGLYGRLDWEGNFPTSVTDPQPMGKVGMCFHPDQDRIITVRECARSQGFPDSYEFAGNIQNKHRQIGNAVPPPLAYALGRKLKEAVDKRQEASAGVPAP; translated from the exons ATGCAACACAaccgtgctggtgctggtgctgctgct GGTGACATGGTGAAAACTCCGAGATCTCCTGTTACCACAG GTGCAGCAGGAGGCAATGACAAAGCTTCAAAGTGTGGTTGTGATATTGACAATG GAACAAGAAGATGCAGAGCAAAGCCACAAAAGAAGGAAGAGGAATCCACAGAAAACAACAAGCTGGAGAATGGACCTCTGGATGCAACAGAAGAGGTGCATCATGGAGTCGAAAAAGGTGATGGACATGTTACCCGCAAGAGACCAAGGAGAGCAGCGGCCTGTTCTGATTTCAAAGAGAAATCCATACGCTTATCCGAAAAAAAATCTGTTGTTATGGTCAAGAAGAATCGGATGGAGGAGGAAGAAGTAGATGCTGTCAATCTTACAAAACTTGGACCAGAAGATCCACCACCTTGCCGGAAGTTGATCGATTTTATCTTGCATGATGCAGAAGGGAACCCACAACCCTTTGAAATGTCAGAAATTGATGACTTCTTTATAACAGCTCTTATCATGCCCATGGATGATGATCTAGAAAAAGAGCGTGAAAGAGGAgtacgctgtgaaggatttgggcGAATTGAGGACTGGAATATTTCTGGTTATGATGAAGGTACTCCTGTAATCTGGGTGTCAACTGATGTTGCTGACTATGAATGTGTGAAACCATCAACCAATTACAAATCTTATTTTGACCACTTCTATGAGAAGGCTCAGGTGTGTGTTGAAGTTTTCAAAAAGCTTGCAAAATCAGTTGGTGGGAATCCTAACCAGGGCCTGGATGAATTGCTTGCTAGTGTTGTTCGGTCAACCAATGCCATGAAAGGATATAGTGGAACCATGAGCAAAGATTTGGTGATATCCATTGGAGAATTTGTATACAATCAACTTGTTGGTTTGGATGAGACATCAAACAATGATGATGAAAAGTTTGCTACCCTGCCAGTTCTTCTTTCTCTAAGAGACCAGTGCAGATCTAGGGTGGAACTGACCAAGTTGCCCTCTAACTTCTCGAACACAAGTCTGAAAATTAAGGACTCAGAGTGTGATGAGACAGCAGAAGACGATGATGATGCAAAATTAGCTAGATTACTtcaacaagaagaagaatggaaaatgATGAAGAAACAGAGGGGTAGGCGTGGAACACCATCCCAGAAAAATGTCTACATAAAAATCAGTGAAGCTGAGATTGCCAATGACTATCCCCTTCCTGCATACTATAAGCCATTTAGCCaggaaatggatgaatacatattTGATAGTGATGACAGCATATTTTCTGATGATGTGCCAGTTAGGATACTCAATAACTGGACACTGTACAATGCAGATTCCAGGCTTATATCTTTGGAATTGATCCCTATGAAATCAGGGGCAGAAAATGATGTGGTTGTCTTTGGATCTGGTTTCATGAGAGATGATGATGGCAGTTGCTGTTCTACAGCTGAGTCTGTGAAATCTTCGTCTTCCTCCAGCAAAGCTGACCAACTGGATGCGGGAATCCCTATTTATCTGAGCCCAATCAAAGAATGGATTATAGAGTTTGGTGGCTCAATGATTTGTATAACCATTCGGACTGATGTGGCCTG GTACAAGCTACGCCAACCAACAAAACAATATGCTCCATGGTGTGAGCCTGTACTGAAAACAGCAAGGCTTGCTGTTAGCATCATTACCCTGTTGAAAGAGCAGAGTCGTGCCTCAAAGCTTTCTTTTGCAGATGTCATAAGAAAAGTAGCTGAATTTGACAAAGGAAACCCTGCATTTATATCTTCAAACATCACACTTGTTGAGAGATATATTGTGGTGCATGGACAGATAATACTCCAGCAGTTTGCAGATTTTCCAGATGAGACTATCCGTCGGAGTGCATTTGTCAGTGGTCTTTTATTGAAGATGGAACAGAGGAGGCATACAAAGTTAGTTATGAAGAAAAAAACTCAAGTGATGAGGGGAGAGAATCTGAATCCAAGTGCAGCAATGGGTCCAGCATCGAGGAAAAAAGCAATGCGTGCAACAACAACCAGGCTCATCAACAGAATCTGGAGTGATTACTATGCACATCATTTCCCTGAAGATTCCAAGGAGGGAGATGGAAATGAAATAAAAGAAATTGATGATGaacaagaagaaaatgaagatgaGGATGCTGAAGATGAAGGACAGATTGAAGAGAACATCTCAAAGACTCCTCCATCAACACGGTCCCGGAAGTTGCTATCACAAACTTGTAAGGAAATCAGATGGGAAGGTGAAACATCTGGGAAAACATTGTCTGGAGAAACTCTATATAAATGTGCTTATGTTAGGGAACTCAGAATACCTGTTGGTGGAACAGTAGCTCTAGAAGATGATTCAGGAGACACAGTCATGTGTTTTGTTGAGTACATGTTCCAGAAAGTTGATGGTTCAAAAATGGTTCATGGGAGGATTCTGCAAAAAGGTTCACAGACAATTCTTGACAATGCGGCAAATGAGAGGGAGGTTTTCTTAACTAATGACTGCTTAGAATTCAAATTAGATGACATCAAAGAATTGGTAATGGTTGATATCCAATCAAGGCCTTGGGGTCACAAGTACAGAAAAGAGAATTCTGAAGCTGATAAAGTTGAGCAGGTCAAAGCagaagagagaaagaaaaagggcCAGCCCATGGTATATTTCTGCAAAAGCTTGTACTGGCCTGAGAAGGGTGCCTTCTTTGCCCTCTCCCGAGATAAAATGGGTCTTGGTAGTGGTTTATGTAGTTCTTGTGATAATATAGAGCCAGATTCTGATGAATTAAAAATATTCTCGAAGACCAGCTTTGTCTACAGAAAGGTTACATATAATGTCAATGAGTTTTTATACATAAGCCCTGATTTTTTTGCTGAAGATGAGGATCGTGCAACCTTCAAGGCTGGCCGAAATGTGGGTCTAAAGCCCTATGCAGTTTGTCAAATATTATCCATCCCTGAAGGGGCTGGATCTAAAAAACTCAATCCAGCATCAGCAAATATCAGTGCTAGAAGATTTTACAGACCAGATGACATTTCatcagccaaagcctatgcttctgACATCAGAGAG GTCTACTATAGTGAGGATGTAATTGATGTGCCTGTGGATATGATAGAGGGAAAATGTGAGGTTAGAAAGAAGAACGATCTTGCAAGTTCAGACCTTCCAGTGATGTTTGAACATGTATTTTTCTGTGAACTTATATATGACCGTGCCAGTGGAGCTCTCAAGCAG TTGCCTCCAAATGTTAGGTTTATGTCTATGGTGCAAAGGACAAGTGCGTTGAAAAAGAACAAAGGAAAGCAGATCTGTGAGCCTGATCAAATAGATTCAGGTAAATGGTTGGATGTGCCTAAAGAGAACCGTCTAGCTACTCTTGACATTTTTGCTGGCTGTGGAGGTTTATCAGAAGGGCTGCAGCAAGCTG GTGTATCTTTTACAAAATGGGCGATTGAATACGAAGAGCCTGCTGGTGAAGCATTTAATAAAAATCATCCAGAGGCTGTGGTCTTTGTAGATAACTGCAATGTGATTCTAAA GGCGATTATGGATAAATGTGGGGATACTGATGATTGTGTTTCAACTTCTGAAGCTGCTGAACAAGCAGCAAAACTTCCAGAAGTGAACATTAATAATCTTCCAGTCCCTGGCGAAGTTGAATTCATAAATGGTGGTCCTCCGTGTCAG GGATTCTCTGGGATGAATAGATTCAACCAAAGCCCATGGAGTAAAGTTCAGTGTGAGATGATTCTAGCATTCCTCTCATTCGCTGAGTATTTCCGTCCCAGATTCTTTCTGTTAGAAAATGTTCGGAACTTTGTTTCCTTCAACAAAGGGCAGACCTTCCGTTTGGCAGTTGCATCTCTTCTGGAGATGGGATACCAG GTCCGGTTTGGAATTCTAGAAGCAGGGGCTTTTGGTGTTGCCCAGTCCAGGAAAAGGGCGTTTATTTGGGCTGCTGCACCTGGAGAGATGCTTCCTGATTGGCCAGAGCCGATGCATGTGTTTGCTAGCCCTGAGCTGAAGATAACACTGCCTGATGGCCAATACTATGCAGCTGCAAGAAGCACTGCTGGTGGAGCGCCTTTCCGAGCGATTACTGTTAGAGATACAGTTGGGGATCTGCCTAAAGTGGGAAATGGTGCCAGCAAACTCACGCTTGAG TATGGAGGTGAGCCTGTGTCTTGGTTCCAGAAGAAGATAAGAGGGAATATGATGGTACTGAATGATCACATATCTAAGGAGATGAATGAGCTGAACCTAATAAGGTGTCAACACATTCCGAAACGGCCGGGTTGTGATTGGCATGACCTACCGGACGAGAAG GTTAAGCTGTCAAATGGGCAGATGGCTGACCTGATACCTTGGTGCCTGCCCAACACAGCCAAGAGGCACAATCAGTGGAAAGGACTGTACGGGAGGCTGGACTGGGAAGGCAACTTCCCCACATCCGTCACTGATCCCCAGCCAATGGGCAAGGTCGGCATGTGCTTCCACCCTGATCAAGACAGGATCATCACAGTCCGGGAATGTGCTCGGTCACAG
- the LOC542082 gene encoding DNA methyl transferase 1 (The RefSeq protein has 2 substitutions compared to this genomic sequence), with the protein MVKKNRMEEEEVDAVNLTKLGPEDPPPCRKLIDFILHDAEGNPQPFEMSEIDDFFITALIMPMDDDLEKERERGVRCEGFGRIEDWNISGYDEGTPVIWVSTDVADYECVKPSTNYKSYFDHFYEKAQVCVEVFKKLAKSVGGNPNQGLDELLASVVRSTNAMKGYSGTMSKDLVISIGEFVYNQLVGLDETSNNDDEKFATLPVLLSLRDQCRSRVELTKLPSNFSNTSLKIKDSECDETAEDDDDAKLARLLQQEEEWKMMKKQRGRRGTPSQKNVYIKISEAEIANDYPLPAYYKPFSQEMDEYIFDSDDSIFSDDVPVRILNNWTLYNADSRLISLELIPMKSGAENDVVVFGSGFMRDDDGSCCSTAESVKSSSSSSKADQLDAGIPIYLSPIKEWIIEFGGSMICITIRTDVAWYKLRQPTKQYAPWCEPVLKTARLAVSIITLLKEQSRASKLSFADVIRKVAEFDKGNPAFISSNITLVERYIVVHGQIILQQFADFPDETIRRSAFVSGLLLKMEQRRHTKLVMKKKTQVMRGENLNPSAAMGPASRKKAMRATTTRLINRIWSDYYAHHFPEDSKEGDGNEIKEIDDEQEENEDEDAEDEGQIEENISKTPSSTRSRKLLSQTCKEIRWEGETSGKTLSGETLYKCAYVRELRIPVGGTVALEDDSGDTVMCFVEYMFQKVDGSKMVHGRILQKGSQTILDNAANEREVFLTNDCLEFKLDDIKELVMVDIQSRPWGHKYRKENSEADKVEQVKAEERKKKGQPMVYFCKSLYWPEKGAFFALSRDKMGLGSGLCSSCDNIEPDSDELKIFSKTSFVYRKVTYNVNEFLYISPDFFAEDEDRATFKAGRNVGLKPYAVCQILSIPEGAGSKKLNPASANISARRFYRPDDISSAKAYASDIREVYYSEDVIDVPVDMIEGKCEVRKKNDLASSDLPVMFEHVFFCELIYDRASGALKQLPPNVRFMSMVQRTSALKKNKGKQICEPDQIDSGKWLDVPKENRLATLDIFAGCGGLSEGLQQAGVSFTKWAIEYEEPAGEAFNKNHPEAVVFVDNCNVILKAIMDKCGDTDDCVSTSEAAEQAAKLPEVNINNLPVPGEVEFINGGPPCQGFSGMNRFNQSPWSKVQCEMILAFLSFAEYFRPRFFLLENVRNFVSFNKGQTFRLAVASLLEMGYQVRFGILEAGAFGVAQSRKRAFIWAAAPGEMLPDWPEPMHVFASPELKITLPDGQYYAAARSTAGGAPFRAITVRDTVGDLPKVGNGASKLTLEYGGEPVSWFQKKIRGNMMVLNDHISKEMNELNLIRCQHIQKRPGCDWHDLPDEKVKLSNGQMADLIPWCLPNTAKRHNQWKGLYGRLDWEGNFPTSVTDPQPMGKVGMCFHPDQDRIITVRECARSQGFPDSYEFAGNIQNKHRQIGNAVPPPLAYALGRKLKEAVDKRQEASAGVPAP; encoded by the exons ATGGTCAAGAAGAATCGGATGGAGGAGGAAGAAGTAGATGCTGTCAATCTTACAAAACTTGGACCAGAAGATCCACCACCTTGCCGGAAGTTGATCGATTTTATCTTGCATGATGCAGAAGGGAACCCACAACCCTTTGAAATGTCAGAAATTGATGACTTCTTTATAACAGCTCTTATCATGCCCATGGATGATGATCTAGAAAAAGAGCGTGAAAGAGGAgtacgctgtgaaggatttgggcGAATTGAGGACTGGAATATTTCTGGTTATGATGAAGGTACTCCTGTAATCTGGGTGTCAACTGATGTTGCTGACTATGAATGTGTGAAACCATCAACCAATTACAAATCTTATTTTGACCACTTCTATGAGAAGGCTCAGGTGTGTGTTGAAGTTTTCAAAAAGCTTGCAAAATCAGTTGGTGGGAATCCTAACCAGGGCCTGGATGAATTGCTTGCTAGTGTTGTTCGGTCAACCAATGCCATGAAAGGATATAGTGGAACCATGAGCAAAGATTTGGTGATATCCATTGGAGAATTTGTATACAATCAACTTGTTGGTTTGGATGAGACATCAAACAATGATGATGAAAAGTTTGCTACCCTGCCAGTTCTTCTTTCTCTAAGAGACCAGTGCAGATCTAGGGTGGAACTGACCAAGTTGCCCTCTAACTTCTCGAACACAAGTCTGAAAATTAAGGACTCAGAGTGTGATGAGACAGCAGAAGACGATGATGATGCAAAATTAGCTAGATTACTtcaacaagaagaagaatggaaaatgATGAAGAAACAGAGGGGTAGGCGTGGAACACCATCCCAGAAAAATGTCTACATAAAAATCAGTGAAGCTGAGATTGCCAATGACTATCCCCTTCCTGCATACTATAAGCCATTTAGCCaggaaatggatgaatacatattTGATAGTGATGACAGCATATTTTCTGATGATGTGCCAGTTAGGATACTCAATAACTGGACACTGTACAATGCAGATTCCAGGCTTATATCTTTGGAATTGATCCCTATGAAATCAGGGGCAGAAAATGATGTGGTTGTCTTTGGATCTGGTTTCATGAGAGATGATGATGGCAGTTGCTGTTCTACAGCTGAGTCTGTGAAATCTTCGTCTTCCTCCAGCAAAGCTGACCAACTGGATGCGGGAATCCCTATTTATCTGAGCCCAATCAAAGAATGGATTATAGAGTTTGGTGGCTCAATGATTTGTATAACCATTCGGACTGATGTGGCCTG GTACAAGCTACGCCAACCAACAAAACAATATGCTCCATGGTGTGAGCCTGTACTGAAAACAGCAAGGCTTGCTGTTAGCATCATTACCCTGTTGAAAGAGCAGAGTCGTGCCTCAAAGCTTTCTTTTGCAGATGTCATAAGAAAAGTAGCTGAATTTGACAAAGGAAACCCTGCATTTATATCTTCAAACATCACACTTGTTGAGAGATATATTGTGGTGCATGGACAGATAATACTCCAGCAGTTTGCAGATTTTCCAGATGAGACTATCCGTCGGAGTGCATTTGTCAGTGGTCTTTTATTGAAGATGGAACAGAGGAGGCATACAAAGTTAGTTATGAAGAAAAAAACTCAAGTGATGAGGGGAGAGAATCTGAATCCAAGTGCAGCAATGGGTCCAGCATCGAGGAAAAAAGCAATGCGTGCAACAACAACCAGGCTCATCAACAGAATCTGGAGTGATTACTATGCACATCATTTCCCTGAAGATTCCAAGGAGGGAGATGGAAATGAAATAAAAGAAATTGATGATGaacaagaagaaaatgaagatgaGGATGCTGAAGATGAAGGACAGATTGAAGAGAACATCTCAAAGACTCCTCCATCAACACGGTCCCGGAAGTTGCTATCACAAACTTGTAAGGAAATCAGATGGGAAGGTGAAACATCTGGGAAAACATTGTCTGGAGAAACTCTATATAAATGTGCTTATGTTAGGGAACTCAGAATACCTGTTGGTGGAACAGTAGCTCTAGAAGATGATTCAGGAGACACAGTCATGTGTTTTGTTGAGTACATGTTCCAGAAAGTTGATGGTTCAAAAATGGTTCATGGGAGGATTCTGCAAAAAGGTTCACAGACAATTCTTGACAATGCGGCAAATGAGAGGGAGGTTTTCTTAACTAATGACTGCTTAGAATTCAAATTAGATGACATCAAAGAATTGGTAATGGTTGATATCCAATCAAGGCCTTGGGGTCACAAGTACAGAAAAGAGAATTCTGAAGCTGATAAAGTTGAGCAGGTCAAAGCagaagagagaaagaaaaagggcCAGCCCATGGTATATTTCTGCAAAAGCTTGTACTGGCCTGAGAAGGGTGCCTTCTTTGCCCTCTCCCGAGATAAAATGGGTCTTGGTAGTGGTTTATGTAGTTCTTGTGATAATATAGAGCCAGATTCTGATGAATTAAAAATATTCTCGAAGACCAGCTTTGTCTACAGAAAGGTTACATATAATGTCAATGAGTTTTTATACATAAGCCCTGATTTTTTTGCTGAAGATGAGGATCGTGCAACCTTCAAGGCTGGCCGAAATGTGGGTCTAAAGCCCTATGCAGTTTGTCAAATATTATCCATCCCTGAAGGGGCTGGATCTAAAAAACTCAATCCAGCATCAGCAAATATCAGTGCTAGAAGATTTTACAGACCAGATGACATTTCatcagccaaagcctatgcttctgACATCAGAGAG GTCTACTATAGTGAGGATGTAATTGATGTGCCTGTGGATATGATAGAGGGAAAATGTGAGGTTAGAAAGAAGAACGATCTTGCAAGTTCAGACCTTCCAGTGATGTTTGAACATGTATTTTTCTGTGAACTTATATATGACCGTGCCAGTGGAGCTCTCAAGCAG TTGCCTCCAAATGTTAGGTTTATGTCTATGGTGCAAAGGACAAGTGCGTTGAAAAAGAACAAAGGAAAGCAGATCTGTGAGCCTGATCAAATAGATTCAGGTAAATGGTTGGATGTGCCTAAAGAGAACCGTCTAGCTACTCTTGACATTTTTGCTGGCTGTGGAGGTTTATCAGAAGGGCTGCAGCAAGCTG GTGTATCTTTTACAAAATGGGCGATTGAATACGAAGAGCCTGCTGGTGAAGCATTTAATAAAAATCATCCAGAGGCTGTGGTCTTTGTAGATAACTGCAATGTGATTCTAAA GGCGATTATGGATAAATGTGGGGATACTGATGATTGTGTTTCAACTTCTGAAGCTGCTGAACAAGCAGCAAAACTTCCAGAAGTGAACATTAATAATCTTCCAGTCCCTGGCGAAGTTGAATTCATAAATGGTGGTCCTCCGTGTCAG GGATTCTCTGGGATGAATAGATTCAACCAAAGCCCATGGAGTAAAGTTCAGTGTGAGATGATTCTAGCATTCCTCTCATTCGCTGAGTATTTCCGTCCCAGATTCTTTCTGTTAGAAAATGTTCGGAACTTTGTTTCCTTCAACAAAGGGCAGACCTTCCGTTTGGCAGTTGCATCTCTTCTGGAGATGGGATACCAG GTCCGGTTTGGAATTCTAGAAGCAGGGGCTTTTGGTGTTGCCCAGTCCAGGAAAAGGGCGTTTATTTGGGCTGCTGCACCTGGAGAGATGCTTCCTGATTGGCCAGAGCCGATGCATGTGTTTGCTAGCCCTGAGCTGAAGATAACACTGCCTGATGGCCAATACTATGCAGCTGCAAGAAGCACTGCTGGTGGAGCGCCTTTCCGAGCGATTACTGTTAGAGATACAGTTGGGGATCTGCCTAAAGTGGGAAATGGTGCCAGCAAACTCACGCTTGAG TATGGAGGTGAGCCTGTGTCTTGGTTCCAGAAGAAGATAAGAGGGAATATGATGGTACTGAATGATCACATATCTAAGGAGATGAATGAGCTGAACCTAATAAGGTGTCAACACATTCCGAAACGGCCGGGTTGTGATTGGCATGACCTACCGGACGAGAAG GTTAAGCTGTCAAATGGGCAGATGGCTGACCTGATACCTTGGTGCCTGCCCAACACAGCCAAGAGGCACAATCAGTGGAAAGGACTGTACGGGAGGCTGGACTGGGAAGGCAACTTCCCCACATCCGTCACTGATCCCCAGCCAATGGGCAAGGTCGGCATGTGCTTCCACCCTGATCAAGACAGGATCATCACAGTCCGGGAATGTGCTCGGTCACAG